TTTGTGTTGATGGGTTTTGTTCGTTAGATTGGAGAAACTGGTGATGCTGAAGATAAGCAGTTTCCTTTGTCCTTTTCTTACAGAAGGCAACCCCAATCTGTGGTAATCTTGTGCACTAAGTTTCTACACATAATTGAAACCCTTAAGGACTTATTGTTTTTCATTATGTAACAAAATTGCCCCATGTACAGGGAGCAGGTCTTAGCAATATGGGAAACACATGCTTCTTAAATGCAACTCTTCAGTGCATCACTCACACTGTGCCACTTTTTCTCAAGCTTCGCTCAACTGATCATTCCACTCCATGCTCACGTATGTGTAATTGCACACAATTATTTATTATTgttcaacaatttttttttctgatggtCAAtttcattttagtttgcatgatTTAGACTGTTGGTAACCTGCAGATAATAAAGATGGATTCTGTTCTTTTTGTGCCCTTAAAGAACATGTCGATGAATCAATTCGAAGGTCTGGATCTATTATAATGCCTGCAAAGTTCAGAGATAATTTAAGAAGTATCCTTTCTTCTTGAACTTTTGCCTAGTCTGTTTAATTCCCCATTACAGCTGCTGTTTGCATATATGTTTTTTCATTAATTCACATCCTTATGCTTCTTTTCAACATTCAGCTTATCTCGCTCTTCAGTTAAATAATGTGCTGAGCTAGTGATACTTTTGAACTGTTGCCAGCTTGCTATAGTCCTTTAGGGTGAAGTTAAGTGATGTGTGGTTCCTTAACAATATTTTCCAGAGTTATCTTCTGATTTTAGACCAGGACAGCAAGAGGATGCACATGAATTCCTACGTTGCTTGCTTGATAACTTGCATAGGTGTACCCTTGATCCCATGTCGAAGGGCAAGAGCTCATCCTTTGATGAAGAGAGTATAGTCAAGGAGATTTTTGGAggccaactgaaaagccaggtAATTTAGTATTTCATCACCTATTTGTTCTCTTGGCACTTGCATCACAGCTAATGCTACTCTTTGTATCTAGTTGTCTTGCTGTGAGTGTGGTCACAGCTCGGAGACATTTGAGCCCTTCTTGGATCTAAGCTTGGAGATCGATCAGGTTGATTGCCTGGAAGATGCTTTGGAATCTTTTACCAAGGTAGAGTGGATTGGGGACTCTGAAGACAAGCTCACCTGTGAAAGATGCAATGCTCAAGTTTGTAAGAACAAGCAGCTTACACTTCATAGAGCACCAGATGTTATTGCATTTCATCTGAAGCGTTTTACCACCCTTGACAACTCTGTTGAGAAGATCGACAAACATGTGTCATACCCTCTGGAGGTTGATTTGAAGCGGTTCCACAGTAACGCTGACACTGCAGTAAGCTTTTCTTTCTATTCTAAGTGCCTGTTTAGAAGACAGAAGCTGTTCTAGGAAGTTCTAGATTAAGGATTTGGATCCAAGTACCTCCGTTCAAACAGAATCAATAAATTTGGCCCTTAGGTAAATTTAATGCCTTGTTATAACTTCAAATGCAGGGGGAGCTGAAATACGATCTTTATGGTGTTGTTGTGCATTCTGGGTTACCCAACTATGGCCATTATGTGTGCAGTATTCGTTCTTCACCAAGCACTTGGTACTTGATGAATGACTCCCATGTATGTGCCACAATTCAGTTGACACTGCTTTGATGACATGAACCTTTTATCCATTGTAATATGCCATTCATTTTGCAGGTTGATCCTATTACTGATGCAAGTGAATTAGACCAGGAAGCATATATTCTCTTCTATGTTAGGCAGGGCAAATTTCCATGGTTCTGTAGTTTGCTAGAGAGCAAGGATGCCCTGCATGCTGAGAATACTCGCGGTGCATCTCCTGTGTCAGTTTTGGAAAATATTGATGCAAACTGTTCAACTTCTGGAGGAGGCAGTAGCAGTAATTCTGGTGATAAGTTACAGAAAAATGAAGCCAGGCAGTTAGAGGAGTCAGAGAAAGATGAAACCAGTCAATACAAAGCATCATTCTGTCCTGAGGAGCCATCTAAGAGAAGTTCACTTGGTGCTTCCAACATCAACAACACAAGAGATGAAATCAGTCCCTCAAGACCATCTCTCCAACCTGATGCCATTAGATGTCCCCGTAGTGTAGAAACTACCAATCTGGATAGGCCCTGCACTCCTCTGCGCTCCAAGCGATCGTTTTCTCAGAATGAGTTTGGTGTGTTTGAGTTTGAGGACTTCGGTAAGGATGCATTTGTAACTATAGCTGTTATGAAGTTCTTGTTTTATTTTTGCAAACCATCTATCTTATTTTCTTTGATAAAATTCCAACCTCAATTTATTCTCTTGTTACATTACGATTCACTGACTAATGGACTACTAGATAATGTCATTCTAATCACTTCACCCTTCAAAGCTAGAAATCAGATTTGCAGCGttgtactagttatcttgaatACTACTTATTTTTCACTGCTGCTGATTGCCCTACGTGTTATAAAACATTGCTCATTCACCTTCTAAAGGCTCATGTTTCTGCTTATCTCATTTACAGAAGACAAAGAGACTCCTTTGATTCCAGATCTGAAATTTCCAACTAAGGCGAACAAAACTAAGGCTGCATCTGCATCTAAAGCTGTGAAGGGCTCTTGCATTGATCCGAATGCAAAGCGTTTGATGAGTGGCATGCCATCCTCAAGAAGAAAAGGTCTCATGGACTGCATGCTCACACAGCAAAATGCAAATCAGGTGCCTCGTAGTCGCAGATGCCCTGCAAGTGACCCTCtggacaaaaagaaaagaaagttggTTCTTCAATGCTAGGTATTTTCAAGTTTGGGTGCCACAAATCTTGTATTGCTGTATAgcccttttgttttcttttgctacTCTTTTGCTGTATACCTTGGTCTAGTATCTATGCAGCTATGCTGTCCTCTGTTGCTCCCTAATTTAATTTGGCTGTCATAGACTTTATGGCCGGCTAGATTGATTGCTTCCTACAGAAGAGCTTAAGAGTTAGTTAATCTATCTTCTATTTTTGCTTCTCGTGATGTGTCATCGGCTCATTGCACACCTGTGCTCTATAGGATTTGCACCTGTACCAACTGCCCATTTTGTTTAGTAAGTAGCAGTACTTGGACAGAACAGGGCTTATCTTGTATGGAACATAACCAGGGAAAAGAAATTAAATCGAGTTTTATCAAAGTCTTCAATCCTGTAACATATCAAACAACAATTTTGTTAGTCGACAGTGATGTTTTCTTAACCAGTCTTCTTGTCTGCTGCTGTCACTACTGCTCTTGTGTTTTTTTCCTGTGGGTTCCAGCTTGATGTTTTGTACTAAGGGAAAAGATAGTATGGCATCTGATCTAACAACCATTGTATGCTCGTGAAAAGAGGGATAAATAGTGTAAGAGATTCCGGAGTGAAAAGGACCATCTAGGTCTAGCTGGGTGCTGGGATACGGGACGAGCATTCATGCAGGGTTGTGAATGGCATGGCAGAGCAGCATAAACGTCCTGAAGGAAGAACTGTGGGTTTACCGTTTACACTTCACACCGATTTGttcagttttttcttttttgttctcCAACGGC
This window of the Panicum virgatum strain AP13 chromosome 1K, P.virgatum_v5, whole genome shotgun sequence genome carries:
- the LOC120713851 gene encoding ubiquitin carboxyl-terminal hydrolase 17-like protein B isoform X1 encodes the protein MAEQDGAAGQSPLDSAPGVSAENGDENTEQRQPFFSMCKPIRSASYSNSWESICAPAANENDHNSGLNSMVNDHILITSASLGSEHTQPEGISGTVDGNGKSRSPHPINKEASLVEDAMEIELSVDEIDVPHGETSEQPEPLSTERPDSTDGWNLWDDKDNQKMFPLNSDQYNSNIGETGDAEDKQFPLSFSYRRQPQSVGAGLSNMGNTCFLNATLQCITHTVPLFLKLRSTDHSTPCSHNKDGFCSFCALKEHVDESIRRSGSIIMPAKFRDNLRKLSSDFRPGQQEDAHEFLRCLLDNLHRCTLDPMSKGKSSSFDEESIVKEIFGGQLKSQLSCCECGHSSETFEPFLDLSLEIDQVDCLEDALESFTKVEWIGDSEDKLTCERCNAQVCKNKQLTLHRAPDVIAFHLKRFTTLDNSVEKIDKHVSYPLEVDLKRFHSNADTAGELKYDLYGVVVHSGLPNYGHYVCSIRSSPSTWYLMNDSHVDPITDASELDQEAYILFYVRQGKFPWFCSLLESKDALHAENTRGASPVSVLENIDANCSTSGGGSSSNSGDKLQKNEARQLEESEKDETSQYKASFCPEEPSKRSSLGASNINNTRDEISPSRPSLQPDAIRCPRSVETTNLDRPCTPLRSKRSFSQNEFGVFEFEDFEDKETPLIPDLKFPTKANKTKAASASKAVKGSCIDPNAKRLMSGMPSSRRKGLMDCMLTQQNANQVPRSRRCPASDPLDKKKRKLVLQC
- the LOC120713851 gene encoding ubiquitin carboxyl-terminal hydrolase 17-like protein B isoform X3 encodes the protein MAEQDGAAGQSPLDSAPGVSAENGDENTEQRQPFFSMCKPIRSASYSNSWESICAPAANENDHNSGLNSMVNDHILITSASLGSEHTQPEGISGTVDGNGKSRSPHPINKEASLVEDAMEIELSVDGWNLWDDKDNQKMFPLNSDQYNSNIGETGDAEDKQFPLSFSYRRQPQSVGAGLSNMGNTCFLNATLQCITHTVPLFLKLRSTDHSTPCSHNKDGFCSFCALKEHVDESIRRSGSIIMPAKFRDNLRKLSSDFRPGQQEDAHEFLRCLLDNLHRCTLDPMSKGKSSSFDEESIVKEIFGGQLKSQLSCCECGHSSETFEPFLDLSLEIDQVDCLEDALESFTKVEWIGDSEDKLTCERCNAQVCKNKQLTLHRAPDVIAFHLKRFTTLDNSVEKIDKHVSYPLEVDLKRFHSNADTAGELKYDLYGVVVHSGLPNYGHYVCSIRSSPSTWYLMNDSHVDPITDASELDQEAYILFYVRQGKFPWFCSLLESKDALHAENTRGASPVSVLENIDANCSTSGGGSSSNSGDKLQKNEARQLEESEKDETSQYKASFCPEEPSKRSSLGASNINNTRDEISPSRPSLQPDAIRCPRSVETTNLDRPCTPLRSKRSFSQNEFGVFEFEDFEDKETPLIPDLKFPTKANKTKAASASKAVKGSCIDPNAKRLMSGMPSSRRKGLMDCMLTQQNANQVPRSRRCPASDPLDKKKRKLVLQC
- the LOC120713851 gene encoding ubiquitin carboxyl-terminal hydrolase 17-like protein B isoform X2, giving the protein MGVSAENGDENTEQRQPFFSMCKPIRSASYSNSWESICAPAANENDHNSGLNSMVNDHILITSASLGSEHTQPEGISGTVDGNGKSRSPHPINKEASLVEDAMEIELSVDEIDVPHGETSEQPEPLSTERPDSTDGWNLWDDKDNQKMFPLNSDQYNSNIGETGDAEDKQFPLSFSYRRQPQSVGAGLSNMGNTCFLNATLQCITHTVPLFLKLRSTDHSTPCSHNKDGFCSFCALKEHVDESIRRSGSIIMPAKFRDNLRKLSSDFRPGQQEDAHEFLRCLLDNLHRCTLDPMSKGKSSSFDEESIVKEIFGGQLKSQLSCCECGHSSETFEPFLDLSLEIDQVDCLEDALESFTKVEWIGDSEDKLTCERCNAQVCKNKQLTLHRAPDVIAFHLKRFTTLDNSVEKIDKHVSYPLEVDLKRFHSNADTAGELKYDLYGVVVHSGLPNYGHYVCSIRSSPSTWYLMNDSHVDPITDASELDQEAYILFYVRQGKFPWFCSLLESKDALHAENTRGASPVSVLENIDANCSTSGGGSSSNSGDKLQKNEARQLEESEKDETSQYKASFCPEEPSKRSSLGASNINNTRDEISPSRPSLQPDAIRCPRSVETTNLDRPCTPLRSKRSFSQNEFGVFEFEDFEDKETPLIPDLKFPTKANKTKAASASKAVKGSCIDPNAKRLMSGMPSSRRKGLMDCMLTQQNANQVPRSRRCPASDPLDKKKRKLVLQC